In a single window of the Candidatus Neomarinimicrobiota bacterium genome:
- the metH gene encoding methionine synthase: MGTSIQRLNLTSEDFWGKEGCNELLVLSKPEAIQSIHAGFLDVGCDVIETNTFGGTHVVLGDYELSDKVYEINLKAAQLARSVADQFSTPAHPRYVSGSMGPGTRLPSLGHISYQELYQAYREQAAGLIDGGVHVLQVETVQDPLQAKAALNAVFHILREKHIDLPVMASVTMETMGTMLLGTDMLGALTTLEPYPLDIIGLNCGTGPKAMSEHLHTLSAHSHFPISVIPNAGLPHNIDGEMVYDLTAPELAHDLSHFITGMGVSVVGGCCGTTSEHLKAVAEQAGRLNPAKREPSFTAGATSLYSVSTFKQEPAPLIIGERTNANGSKKFRELLLAGDLDGMVNMARDQVAEGAHILDVCVAYVGRDEAGDMDEYINRLNSQISIPIMIDSTEVSTIRTALERITGRAIVNSINLEDGDAKAEEVIALCREFGAGLVCLTIDEDGMAKTAEKKLEVAQRIYDLAVTKHGLRESDLFFDPLTFTLASGDEEFRKSAIATLDGIRLIKKAFPQAFTSLGVSNVSFGLKPATRHLLNSVFLNMAIEAGLDAAILHAGRIQPYFKIKESDRKVCEDLILDNREGDYDPLVSLLELNTDLVAAAKNKVDLSTLPLKERLAARIIDGNRSGLEADLEAGLKEYSALDIVNKILLDGMKEVGELFGAGKMQLPFVLQSAETMKAAVSYLEPFMEKTDASSKGKIILATVKGDVHDIGKNLVDIILSNNGFNVVNLGIKVSVEAMLKSFQDEAADAIGMSGLLVKSTIIMKDNLEVLTEHGVTPPIILGGAALTRAYVEQDLRKVYAGSLAYARDAFDGLKFMQQIEAGNLEQDLAVAQTVKKSKTRKAVVKEIEILKPAERIPEPPFWGRRAVEDVNLETIFPYINQSALFRGQWGFKRGKVSAEEYARLEQETIFPTFEKLSEQVVAEKLLSPKVIYGYYACQSEGNRLWIYANPEDKEPRHFIDFPRQSAAPGRSIPDYYASVDSGKRDVLAFQLVTVGAKATEYAQKLYHDNAYTDYLYFHGFAVETAEALAEYWHKQVRQELGISGDDGELAKELFRQKYQGSRYSFGYPACPELKDQELIFELLDAESEGITLTEEYQIVPEQSTSAIVVHHPKAKYFSV; this comes from the coding sequence GATGTCATTGAGACCAATACCTTTGGCGGCACCCATGTCGTCCTGGGTGACTATGAATTATCTGATAAAGTTTATGAAATAAATTTAAAGGCAGCTCAGCTCGCTCGCTCTGTGGCTGACCAGTTTTCAACCCCTGCCCATCCCCGATATGTATCAGGGTCCATGGGACCAGGGACTCGACTTCCCTCACTGGGACACATCTCCTATCAAGAATTATATCAGGCTTATCGGGAACAGGCTGCCGGTCTCATAGATGGAGGTGTCCATGTCCTCCAGGTAGAAACGGTTCAAGATCCATTACAGGCGAAAGCTGCCTTGAATGCGGTATTTCATATACTGAGAGAAAAGCACATCGATCTCCCTGTTATGGCCTCAGTTACCATGGAAACCATGGGAACCATGCTGTTGGGTACAGATATGCTGGGAGCCCTCACTACCCTGGAGCCCTATCCCCTGGATATCATAGGGTTGAACTGCGGAACGGGTCCAAAAGCTATGAGCGAACATCTTCATACCCTTTCTGCTCATTCTCATTTTCCCATTTCAGTCATACCCAATGCTGGTCTGCCTCACAATATTGATGGTGAGATGGTCTATGATCTCACTGCGCCAGAGCTTGCTCATGACCTCAGCCACTTTATTACAGGTATGGGTGTCAGTGTCGTCGGTGGCTGTTGCGGAACCACATCTGAACATTTAAAGGCAGTGGCGGAGCAAGCAGGCCGTCTAAACCCTGCCAAACGTGAACCTAGCTTTACTGCAGGCGCTACTTCCCTCTATTCGGTATCCACATTTAAACAAGAGCCTGCTCCCCTGATCATTGGAGAGCGCACAAATGCCAATGGGTCGAAGAAATTCCGGGAATTGCTCCTGGCAGGAGATCTGGATGGCATGGTGAACATGGCTCGTGATCAAGTCGCAGAAGGTGCCCATATACTTGACGTCTGCGTGGCTTATGTAGGTCGCGATGAAGCTGGGGATATGGATGAATATATCAATCGTCTTAATAGTCAGATCTCCATACCCATCATGATTGATTCAACTGAAGTTTCAACCATACGCACAGCCCTGGAACGCATCACAGGTCGCGCAATCGTGAATTCAATTAACCTGGAAGACGGCGATGCCAAAGCCGAGGAAGTCATTGCACTTTGTCGCGAATTTGGTGCAGGTCTGGTATGTCTCACCATCGATGAAGATGGTATGGCCAAAACTGCTGAAAAAAAACTTGAAGTCGCTCAACGTATTTATGATTTAGCAGTTACCAAACATGGACTCCGAGAGAGTGATCTCTTTTTTGATCCCCTCACATTCACATTGGCTTCAGGGGATGAAGAATTTCGTAAATCTGCCATAGCCACCCTGGATGGTATTCGACTCATCAAAAAAGCCTTTCCTCAAGCATTTACAAGCCTGGGGGTTTCCAATGTTTCTTTTGGTCTTAAACCAGCCACACGCCATTTATTAAACTCTGTGTTCTTGAATATGGCCATCGAAGCAGGTCTTGATGCCGCCATTCTTCATGCTGGTCGCATTCAACCATACTTCAAGATCAAAGAGAGCGATCGAAAGGTCTGTGAAGACCTCATTCTGGATAATCGAGAGGGTGATTACGATCCCCTCGTGAGTTTATTGGAATTGAACACCGACCTGGTTGCTGCGGCCAAGAACAAAGTAGATCTCTCGACCCTGCCATTAAAAGAGCGGCTGGCAGCTCGTATCATAGATGGAAATCGATCCGGGCTCGAGGCAGACCTGGAAGCTGGCCTGAAGGAATATTCAGCTCTGGATATCGTTAATAAGATTCTACTAGATGGCATGAAGGAAGTCGGTGAGCTTTTTGGCGCAGGAAAGATGCAACTACCCTTTGTGCTCCAATCGGCCGAAACCATGAAGGCAGCCGTGAGCTATCTGGAACCCTTTATGGAAAAAACGGATGCCTCATCCAAGGGCAAGATCATCCTGGCGACTGTGAAGGGTGATGTCCACGACATTGGCAAGAACCTGGTAGATATCATACTCAGCAACAATGGCTTTAATGTGGTGAATCTGGGGATCAAAGTATCTGTAGAAGCCATGCTAAAAAGTTTTCAGGACGAAGCAGCCGATGCCATTGGGATGAGTGGGCTCCTGGTGAAGTCCACCATCATTATGAAGGACAATCTTGAAGTCCTCACGGAGCATGGGGTTACACCTCCCATTATCCTGGGCGGAGCGGCCCTGACGCGTGCTTACGTGGAACAGGATCTGCGAAAAGTCTATGCCGGCTCGCTGGCTTATGCCCGTGATGCCTTTGATGGATTAAAGTTCATGCAGCAGATTGAAGCGGGCAACCTGGAGCAGGATCTCGCAGTAGCCCAGACGGTGAAAAAGAGCAAGACCAGGAAGGCCGTCGTAAAAGAAATTGAAATTCTAAAACCGGCTGAACGAATCCCTGAGCCACCTTTTTGGGGACGCAGAGCAGTGGAAGATGTGAATCTTGAGACCATCTTTCCCTACATTAATCAGTCCGCCCTGTTTCGTGGGCAGTGGGGATTCAAACGGGGCAAGGTAAGCGCTGAGGAATATGCAAGACTGGAACAGGAAACCATCTTCCCCACTTTTGAAAAACTGTCGGAGCAGGTCGTTGCAGAGAAGCTGCTTTCCCCAAAAGTCATCTATGGCTATTACGCCTGTCAGTCAGAGGGAAACAGACTCTGGATATATGCGAATCCTGAAGATAAAGAGCCCCGGCACTTTATTGACTTCCCCAGACAGAGTGCAGCACCAGGTAGATCCATACCAGATTATTATGCCAGTGTGGACTCAGGCAAGCGAGATGTACTGGCTTTCCAACTGGTGACAGTGGGCGCAAAAGCTACTGAGTATGCTCAAAAATTGTATCATGATAATGCCTATACGGATTACCTGTACTTTCATGGATTTGCCGTTGAGACAGCAGAGGCTCTGGCAGAGTACTGGCACAAACAGGTTCGTCAGGAACTTGGTATCTCCGGGGACGATGGTGAATTGGCCAAAGAACTCTTCAGGCAAAAATATCAGGGAAGTCGTTATTCCTTTGGGTATCCCGCCTGTCCCGAGCTGAAAGATCAGGAGCTCATTTTCGAATTGCTGGATGCTGAATCAGAAGGGATAACCCTTACTGAAGAATATCAAATTGTTCCAGAGCAGAGTACCTCGGCTATTGTGGTGCATCATCCCAAGGCGAAATACTTCTCTGTTTAA
- a CDS encoding Na-K-Cl cotransporter produces MKKLGTFAGVFTPTILTILGVIMYLRLGWVVGNAGFGGALVIIILAKMITVTTGLSIAAIATNTRVGAGGSYALISRSLGLEAGSAVGVPLYLSQTLGGAMYISGFTEAWIALFPSHDPIVIGISVLFLVLGISLLGAQFAMRTQYIIMFIIGVSLVSFFAATGESTPHIVVWGDFPQAPFWAVFAIFFPAVTGIEAGAAMSGDLKDSKKSLPIGMLSAIAVSFLIYGAAAYYLDHLAESSALISNNNIMMDISRWKLALAAGVLGATLSSALGSVVGAPRTLMAMGSDKVIPFFRFFAKRSSKGEPVYSIIFTAIAILTSLLLGDLNTIAPLLTMFFLITYATINLAVALQLGIGIPSFRPLFRVHISIPIIGFLWALVVMFMVNPVFAAVAWLLIIIAYLVQVKRGLQAPWGDVRSGMFMAMAEWSARQSEKLKSHPKTWKPNIMVPVEDPIAWKIRMAFLRDIVFPSGTLRLFSVKISTESVNSIIRTFSNKLFRKGPEVIVDSEEHNAQEEALVLLAEPLKAEDLLVTTSLIECQHFLEGISITVQVMRSMYFPPNIMFLSMSDDRSKDARLEDMIAVAVRESMGIAIYSQHPKNALGNRETINIWLRRSSPNKDLAILMAIQLNRNWNGQLRFVTVVDSEEDGELAKAAQERLFDRARLPGSTEAVVLVGNFKGVLSSAPHADLNVFGISNELDGDSMHTLAEAVNTSCLFVKDSGVESMVV; encoded by the coding sequence ATGAAAAAATTAGGGACATTTGCTGGTGTCTTTACCCCCACAATTCTGACCATTCTTGGTGTCATCATGTATCTGCGCCTGGGTTGGGTTGTAGGCAATGCCGGATTTGGTGGAGCGCTGGTAATTATTATACTGGCAAAAATGATTACAGTAACAACGGGTCTGTCAATTGCTGCAATTGCTACCAATACACGAGTAGGTGCTGGTGGTTCCTATGCTCTCATTTCCAGGTCCCTTGGCCTCGAAGCCGGTAGCGCCGTAGGAGTTCCCCTGTATCTGTCCCAGACACTGGGTGGTGCCATGTACATATCAGGTTTTACTGAAGCCTGGATTGCACTTTTTCCAAGTCACGACCCCATAGTAATTGGGATATCTGTACTTTTCCTGGTGCTGGGAATAAGTTTGTTAGGCGCCCAGTTTGCCATGCGTACCCAGTATATTATCATGTTTATCATTGGCGTTTCCCTGGTATCATTCTTCGCCGCCACGGGGGAATCAACGCCGCATATCGTTGTCTGGGGTGATTTTCCACAGGCTCCATTCTGGGCTGTATTCGCGATTTTTTTCCCAGCAGTAACTGGAATTGAGGCTGGTGCAGCCATGTCCGGAGATCTGAAGGACTCAAAGAAATCTCTGCCCATTGGTATGCTATCTGCCATAGCTGTTTCGTTTCTCATTTATGGAGCTGCTGCCTACTACCTCGACCATCTGGCAGAATCCAGCGCCTTGATTTCCAACAACAATATTATGATGGACATTTCCCGGTGGAAACTCGCCCTGGCAGCAGGAGTGTTGGGTGCCACCCTTTCATCAGCCCTGGGCTCGGTGGTGGGTGCGCCCCGTACATTGATGGCCATGGGATCGGATAAGGTGATTCCCTTCTTTCGGTTTTTCGCCAAAAGGAGCTCAAAAGGCGAACCTGTTTATTCAATTATTTTTACAGCCATTGCCATTCTCACAAGTCTGCTGCTGGGTGATCTCAACACCATTGCCCCCCTGCTTACCATGTTCTTCCTGATTACCTATGCCACCATCAATCTTGCTGTAGCCCTCCAACTCGGCATTGGGATTCCTTCTTTCAGACCCCTTTTCAGAGTCCATATCAGTATCCCAATTATTGGTTTTTTATGGGCCCTGGTGGTCATGTTCATGGTCAACCCCGTATTTGCTGCAGTGGCCTGGCTGCTAATTATTATTGCTTACCTGGTACAAGTAAAACGCGGTTTGCAGGCACCCTGGGGTGATGTACGCTCCGGTATGTTTATGGCAATGGCTGAATGGTCCGCTCGACAATCTGAAAAATTGAAAAGCCATCCCAAAACCTGGAAACCAAATATCATGGTACCTGTGGAAGACCCAATCGCATGGAAAATTCGGATGGCATTTCTAAGAGATATCGTCTTCCCATCAGGTACACTACGTTTATTCTCAGTAAAAATTTCTACCGAAAGTGTGAATAGCATTATCCGTACTTTTAGCAACAAGCTTTTCAGAAAGGGTCCCGAAGTCATTGTGGATTCTGAGGAGCATAATGCCCAGGAGGAGGCATTGGTTCTGCTGGCAGAGCCACTTAAGGCTGAAGATTTGCTGGTCACAACCTCACTCATCGAATGCCAACATTTTCTCGAGGGTATCAGCATCACCGTTCAGGTCATGAGAAGCATGTATTTCCCCCCAAATATCATGTTTTTAAGTATGAGTGATGATCGTTCCAAGGATGCACGTCTCGAAGATATGATCGCGGTGGCAGTCAGGGAATCAATGGGTATTGCCATCTATTCACAACACCCAAAAAATGCCCTGGGAAATAGGGAAACCATCAATATTTGGCTCCGGCGTTCCAGCCCCAATAAAGATTTGGCTATCCTCATGGCGATTCAACTGAACCGTAATTGGAATGGACAACTCAGATTTGTTACTGTAGTGGATAGTGAGGAAGATGGAGAACTGGCAAAGGCTGCCCAGGAAAGACTTTTTGATCGGGCCCGGTTGCCAGGATCTACAGAAGCTGTTGTCCTGGTCGGTAATTTTAAGGGGGTTTTATCATCTGCACCCCACGCAGATTTAAACGTATTCGGAATATCTAACGAATTGGATGGGGATAGCATGCACACGCTGGCTGAAGCAGTAAACACCTCATGCCTTTTTGTCAAGGACAGTGGTGTAGAAAGCATGGTCGTGTAG
- a CDS encoding TonB-dependent receptor translates to MLLLSYSNVLSGATGTVTGSIRDSKTQAALPGVNVVIDGTRLGAAADHAGYFVIRDVPVGEYRLHIRMVGYKAKILRQVVVAADLETDLQIELESVSIEMGAVTVTRGKREGAEERLNPSQRELKPREIMTLAGGGEDIFRGITTMPGVIARSDASAQFYVRGGTPDQNLIIVDDVPVFNPYRLKALGGPISMFNPDVVEYVELLPGGFSAQYGDKLSSVLIARNREGSRFENLGKASMSLIDVRALAEGPLPGSGEEGSWLLSGRRTYYDVLLDRMADVPTGTVFPNFKDIQGKLVYDLSPEQKIRVNFSDSREEMILTELEISGEGEDLDIFADEDFFSLSNNIDSRLTSVGWMNAFSDVSLSNLTLSRFNDTWTMNLKAGDYHYSPVIDMRKMEIREDLTHILTPRHTLKSGITVSDLITDIGISMTMDSSAYYEQNPEDRRMDDGAILDRDIRLQNASSMSGMYIQDQWIVVPPVLTILTGFRADYSTYTQEWVYSPRLSATYNLNYQTSLHMGWGHYYQAPNFVSLFERFERSIEWNLFETINLGTEKSQHSLFGIEYRPSEKYVTKLEGYYKDLKNLVVQRDSTYNFIPDNSGEGFAYGGELFLQKREMPNTRLSGWLSYSYSVSKEKGEQPYYYYRDFDQRHTFSLVGRYNLFNNMYLDIQYSYGSGFPWTPARYDSQGQVLVDAEGEVRFEEKNTARYPVYERLDLRMSMRGDLFRDTKIEWYLELINALDHKNIYEYYWSDDYETRFTSYMLPLLPFFGARVSF, encoded by the coding sequence TTGTTGCTTTTATCCTATTCCAATGTGTTATCTGGGGCTACCGGGACAGTAACTGGCAGCATCAGGGACTCAAAAACGCAAGCCGCCCTGCCTGGTGTCAATGTGGTCATTGATGGAACCCGTCTTGGTGCCGCCGCCGATCATGCAGGATATTTTGTTATCAGGGATGTTCCTGTGGGAGAATATCGTCTCCATATTCGCATGGTGGGATATAAGGCTAAAATTCTAAGACAGGTTGTTGTCGCCGCTGATCTGGAGACAGATTTGCAGATCGAACTCGAATCTGTTTCCATTGAAATGGGTGCCGTGACGGTGACTCGAGGCAAACGTGAGGGCGCTGAGGAACGTCTCAATCCCAGCCAGAGGGAATTAAAACCCCGCGAAATCATGACCCTGGCTGGTGGGGGTGAGGATATTTTTCGTGGGATTACCACCATGCCCGGTGTCATTGCCCGCTCAGATGCCTCAGCCCAATTTTATGTCCGAGGGGGAACGCCAGATCAGAACTTGATCATTGTAGATGATGTTCCTGTCTTTAACCCATACCGACTCAAGGCCCTGGGTGGTCCCATCAGTATGTTTAACCCTGATGTGGTTGAATATGTCGAGCTATTACCAGGAGGTTTTTCAGCCCAATATGGTGATAAGCTTTCCTCGGTTCTCATAGCTCGAAATAGAGAGGGTAGTCGCTTTGAAAACCTGGGGAAGGCAAGTATGAGTCTCATTGATGTGCGTGCTCTGGCTGAGGGTCCCCTGCCTGGCTCAGGTGAAGAGGGCTCATGGCTGTTATCTGGTCGTCGCACCTACTATGATGTCCTCCTGGATAGAATGGCAGATGTCCCAACGGGTACGGTTTTCCCAAATTTCAAGGACATCCAGGGTAAGCTTGTCTATGATCTTTCCCCTGAGCAGAAGATCCGCGTAAACTTTTCTGATTCCCGGGAGGAGATGATTTTGACTGAGCTTGAAATCAGTGGGGAAGGAGAAGACCTCGATATTTTTGCAGATGAAGATTTCTTCTCATTGAGCAACAATATTGATAGTCGTCTCACCAGTGTGGGCTGGATGAATGCCTTTAGTGATGTCTCACTATCCAACCTGACCCTATCCCGTTTTAATGATACCTGGACCATGAATCTGAAAGCCGGAGATTACCACTATTCACCTGTCATCGATATGCGAAAAATGGAGATTAGAGAAGATCTTACGCATATTCTAACTCCCCGGCATACACTGAAATCAGGCATAACCGTCTCTGATCTTATCACCGATATTGGTATCTCAATGACCATGGATTCGAGTGCCTATTATGAGCAAAATCCTGAGGATCGCCGCATGGATGATGGGGCCATACTGGATCGGGATATTCGACTTCAGAATGCCAGTTCCATGAGTGGTATGTATATTCAGGATCAGTGGATTGTGGTTCCACCAGTTCTCACTATCCTAACTGGATTTAGAGCTGACTATTCTACCTACACCCAGGAATGGGTCTATAGCCCCCGGTTATCTGCAACTTATAATTTGAATTACCAGACCTCCCTCCATATGGGGTGGGGTCATTATTACCAGGCTCCCAATTTTGTGTCACTTTTTGAACGTTTTGAGAGATCCATTGAGTGGAATTTGTTTGAGACCATTAATCTGGGTACAGAGAAGTCCCAGCATAGTCTTTTTGGTATCGAATATCGTCCTTCTGAGAAATATGTGACCAAGCTTGAAGGCTATTACAAGGATCTGAAAAACCTGGTGGTTCAACGCGACTCTACCTATAATTTCATCCCCGACAATTCTGGGGAAGGGTTTGCATATGGTGGTGAATTATTCCTCCAGAAGCGAGAAATGCCCAACACCCGTTTGTCCGGATGGCTTAGCTACTCATATAGTGTTTCCAAGGAAAAAGGGGAGCAGCCCTACTACTATTATCGTGATTTTGATCAACGTCATACCTTTTCACTGGTGGGTCGATATAATCTCTTCAATAACATGTATCTGGATATCCAATATAGCTATGGTAGTGGTTTCCCCTGGACACCAGCCAGATACGATAGCCAGGGACAAGTGCTGGTGGATGCTGAGGGCGAGGTGCGTTTTGAAGAGAAAAATACAGCGAGGTATCCGGTCTATGAGCGACTGGACCTGCGCATGTCCATGCGTGGGGACTTATTTAGGGATACCAAAATTGAGTGGTATCTGGAACTGATCAATGCTCTGGACCACAAGAATATATACGAATACTATTGGTCTGATGACTATGAGACACGCTTCACTTCTTATATGCTGCCACTCCTGCCTTTTTTTGGGGCGAGGGTTAGTTTTTGA